Proteins from one Deltaproteobacteria bacterium genomic window:
- a CDS encoding nucleotidyltransferase domain-containing protein, with translation MGKPHQGDSGLAGALFSSTQQRLLGLLFGQPERSFFTSELISMVGVGSGSVQRVLERWSRSGLLRVHRVGTQKHYQADPSSPIFEELRSIARKTLGPATELRAALSTLESEIRLALLYGSLARGEDRAASDIDLLVVSDGLTLEALFSVLAPVEARLGRSVSPTLYTLAEFRSRRAAGKAFLTRVLSGETIPLIGEPDDLDEQR, from the coding sequence ATGGGTAAACCACACCAGGGAGACTCGGGCCTGGCCGGGGCGCTCTTCTCCTCGACCCAGCAGCGCCTCCTCGGGCTCCTCTTCGGTCAGCCCGAGCGCAGCTTCTTCACCTCCGAGCTGATCTCGATGGTCGGGGTGGGTTCGGGATCCGTGCAGCGGGTGCTCGAGCGATGGTCTCGCAGCGGGCTGCTGCGGGTCCACCGGGTCGGTACCCAGAAGCACTACCAGGCGGATCCCTCCTCCCCGATCTTCGAGGAGCTTCGATCCATCGCCCGGAAGACCCTCGGTCCAGCGACGGAGCTCCGGGCCGCACTCTCCACGCTCGAAAGCGAGATCCGCCTCGCCCTCCTCTACGGATCCCTGGCCCGGGGAGAGGATCGCGCGGCCAGTGACATCGACCTCCTCGTCGTATCCGACGGGCTCACCCTCGAGGCGCTCTTCTCGGTGCTGGCGCCGGTGGAAGCGCGCCTCGGCCGGAGTGTCAGCCCCACCCTCTATACTCTCGCCGAGTTTCGAAGCCGGCGTGCGGCCGGAAAGGCCTTCCTGACCCGGGTCCTCTCGGGTGAGACCATCCCCCTGATCGGAGAACCAGACGACCTCGATGAGCAGCGCTGA
- a CDS encoding DNA alkylation repair protein: MAKRIPAKVKARLDELDARIAPLCNEADRAGLMRFVPSSAIILGAKVPKLRQLAKELWLEWEKPPVEELIALMDVVCRRSHRERFLVLVFLLQRVRRFAEHEELWEAIDGWVDACVDWEMVDQLAGAVAGEFLVGAPPARVKRLLEWTASVNLWRRRFALREACRSGGSDLVFDFLVAHRGEIHRRTLTESTKKLSDRQKVALRD, from the coding sequence ATGGCGAAGCGGATCCCGGCGAAGGTGAAGGCGAGGCTGGACGAGCTCGACGCGCGGATCGCGCCCCTCTGCAACGAGGCGGATCGCGCGGGGCTGATGAGGTTCGTCCCCTCTAGCGCGATCATCCTCGGGGCGAAGGTGCCGAAGCTCCGTCAGCTCGCGAAGGAGCTCTGGCTCGAGTGGGAGAAGCCGCCCGTCGAGGAGCTGATCGCCCTGATGGACGTCGTCTGCCGTCGGTCGCACCGCGAGCGCTTCCTGGTGCTGGTCTTCCTCCTCCAGCGGGTCCGGCGCTTCGCCGAGCACGAAGAGCTCTGGGAGGCCATCGACGGCTGGGTGGACGCCTGCGTCGACTGGGAGATGGTCGATCAGCTCGCCGGGGCGGTGGCCGGCGAGTTCCTCGTCGGTGCGCCCCCGGCCCGGGTGAAGCGGCTCCTGGAGTGGACGGCCTCGGTGAACCTCTGGCGGCGGCGCTTCGCCCTGCGCGAGGCCTGCCGCAGCGGCGGGAGCGACCTCGTCTTCGACTTCCTGGTGGCGCACCGGGGCGAGATCCACCGCCGGACCCTCACCGAGAGCACGAAGAAGCTCTCCGACCGGCAAAAAGTGGCCCTGAGGGACTGA
- a CDS encoding TetR/AcrR family transcriptional regulator, whose protein sequence is MPEIGQKERRRAQILEVAGQVFADLGYPRTTIDEIVSRAGVARGTFYLYFKDRRSVFEALVDEFFAALREAVHTIEIDSEIPPLDQLRANLVRSTELARDNPAMLKVALDQAAGLDPELDERLEAFWGAVLELIESSLATGQAMGLVREGDAGLFAVMALGLVKEVLLEWHDRDDLDAEHLAGEILRFVGGGILTEYAR, encoded by the coding sequence ATGCCGGAGATCGGACAGAAGGAGCGCCGTAGAGCGCAGATCCTGGAGGTGGCCGGGCAGGTCTTCGCGGACCTGGGCTACCCCCGGACCACCATCGACGAGATCGTCAGCCGCGCGGGCGTGGCCCGCGGCACCTTCTATCTCTACTTCAAGGACCGCCGCTCGGTCTTCGAGGCCCTGGTCGACGAGTTCTTCGCGGCCCTGCGCGAGGCGGTGCACACGATCGAGATCGACTCGGAGATCCCGCCCCTCGATCAGCTGCGCGCCAACCTGGTGCGCTCCACCGAGCTGGCCCGGGACAACCCGGCCATGCTGAAGGTGGCCCTGGATCAGGCCGCCGGCCTCGACCCGGAGCTGGACGAGCGGCTGGAGGCCTTCTGGGGCGCGGTCCTCGAGCTCATCGAGAGCTCCCTGGCCACCGGCCAGGCCATGGGCCTGGTGCGGGAGGGTGACGCCGGCCTCTTCGCGGTGATGGCCCTGGGCCTGGTCAAGGAGGTCCTCCTCGAGTGGCACGACCGGGACGACCTCGACGCCGAGCACCTCGCCGGGGAGATCCTGCGCTTCGTCGGCGGGGGCATCCTCACCGAGTACGCCCGGTAG